The Bifidobacterium asteroides genomic interval CGGCAGCCTGCATGACCTGCAGGTTCTTGGCCATTCTCGCCCAAATCTGCTCGCGCGTCTGATGCGAACGCCGGACCTCCTCGTCGATGGCCACTTCGGATATCGACGAGCCGCGCTCTTTAGCCATACTCACGAGTTCAGCGATCGAAGTGAACATGCGCCATGCCTCCTAGTCGATATAAATCATCCGGGACGAGTGACCGGCGATTTGCTTCTGCCGCTGCGTAGACAGCGGATTGTCCAAATCGAACTCGTACACTGCCATGCCGGCCGGACCCGCGGGCTCATACCTGGTCTGCTTGGTCACGCCCTCTTCCCGGAGCAGATCGCGTATGCCCTCCAACTGCTGACCGGAACCCTTGTCGGATTCATCCAGTTCCACCAACAGGATGGGCAGCAGCCCTGGAGGAGTGATCAGGCAGCCGTCCAGGTTGATACGCCGCACTTCAATGGTTCCGCCTCCGATGGAACAAGCCGCGTAGATCACCCGACCGGCTGGGCCCTGCAAGTCCAGGACGGCGGTGTTCGGGTGGTCGATGGGACTGGGTTCGTCCTCCTCGTGGAAGGTCAAATCCATGCCCTGTCTGCGGGCGATGCCGATGGCATCCGGCACCCGGGAGTCATCCGGCGCAAAACCCAGCAGGCCGCTGATGATGGCATAGTCGGTACCGTGGCCGCTGTGCGTGCGAGCGAAGGAATCATAATAATGAATGTCGGCACGGCTGGGGACACCGCCGGCAAGGATGTGCCCAACCCGTCCAATGGCCACTGCCCCGGCTGTGTGCGAGCTGGAGGGTCCAATCATGATGGGTCCTATGATGTCGAACACGCTCTTGTACTTATCCATGCCCGCCTCCTCTTCCCATACCCCCGGGCTTTCCCGGACTTCCAGCGCACGAAGCCGTTGCAGCTCCAGACCGAAGGGACCACATGGACCGAATGACATCATAACTTTCCGCTTTTCATAACTCAATCAGCTCATACTGTCAGCGTGATTGCTGTAGAGGGTTCGTTCACGTCGGACACACCCAAGGGGTTCGGGTCGACACCACGAGCAAAATGGAGTCATGCCAATTCCAGCGGTCGTCATCCTCGGCATCCTGGCGGTGGCGGCCATTGTCGTCACAGCAGTGGTGTTGATCATTCGCGCCCAAAGACGGCATAGGTTCGCCATGCAGATCCTGGCCCGGGATGACGACCAGCTCAGCTACGCTTTCGTCATCAACCCCTCCAAGCCCCAGGCCGCTGCTGCCCGCGAGCGCATCCAGCAATACTGCCGGGACAAGGGCATCCGCGAATTCAGTTTCATCGAAA includes:
- a CDS encoding serine dehydratase beta chain; translation: MDKYKSVFDIIGPIMIGPSSSHTAGAVAIGRVGHILAGGVPSRADIHYYDSFARTHSGHGTDYAIISGLLGFAPDDSRVPDAIGIARRQGMDLTFHEEDEPSPIDHPNTAVLDLQGPAGRVIYAACSIGGGTIEVRRINLDGCLITPPGLLPILLVELDESDKGSGQQLEGIRDLLREEGVTKQTRYEPAGPAGMAVYEFDLDNPLSTQRQKQIAGHSSRMIYID